A single region of the Mustela lutreola isolate mMusLut2 chromosome 2, mMusLut2.pri, whole genome shotgun sequence genome encodes:
- the APPL1 gene encoding DCC-interacting protein 13-alpha, with amino-acid sequence MPGIDKLPIEETLEDSPQTRSLLGVFEEDATAISNYMNQLYQAMLRIYDAQNELSAATHLTSKLLKEYEKQRFPLGGDDEVMSSTLQQFSKVIDELSSCHAVLSTQLADAMMFPITQFKERDLKEILTLKEVFQIASNDHDAAINRYSRLSKKRENDKVKYEVTEDVYTSRKKQHQTMMHYFCALNTLQYKKKIALLEPLLGYMQAQISFFKMGSENLNEQLEEFLTNIGTSVQNVRREMDNDVETMQQTIEDLEVASDPLYVPDPDPMKFPVNRNLTRKAGYLNARNKTGLVSSTWDRQFYFTQGGNLMSQARGDVAGGLAMDIDNCSVMAVDCEDRRYCFQITSFDGKKSSILQAESKKDHEEWICTINNISKQIYLSENPEEIAARVNQSALEAVTPSPSFQQRHESLRPAAQSRPPTARTSSSGSLGSESTNLAALSLDSLVAPDTPIQFDIISPVCEDQPGQAKAFGQGGRRTNPFGESGGGTKSETEDSILHQLFIVRFLGSMEVKSDDNPDVVYETMRQILAARAIHNIFRMTESHLLVTCDCLKLIDPQTQVTRLTFPLPSVVLYATHQENKRLFGFVLRTSGGRSESNLSSVCYIFESNNEGEKICDSVGLAKQIALHAELDRRASEKQKEIERVKEKQQKELSKQKQIEKDLEEQSRLIAASSRPNQASSEGQFVVLSSSQSEESDLGEEGKKRESEA; translated from the exons aatGAATTAAGTGCAGCAACACACCTGActtcaaaacttttaaaagaatatgaaaaacag cgTTTTCCTTTGGGGGGTGATGATGAAGTTATGAGCTCTACTTTGCAACAGTTTTCAAAAGTTATAGATGAG CTTAGCTCTTGCCATGCAGTACTTTCAACACAGCTTGCTGATGCTATGATGTTTCCCATTACCCAGTTTAAAGAAAGAGATCTAAAAG AAATACTGACGTTAAAGGAAGTGTTTCAGATTGCTAGTAATG atCATGATGCTGCAATTAACAGATATAGCCGGTtgtcaaaaaaaagagaaaatgacaag GTAAAGTATGAAGTAACAGAAGATGTCTAcacttcaagaaaaaaacaacaccagACCATGATGCATTATTTTTGTGCATTAAATACTCTtcaatacaaaaagaaaatagcactGTTAGAACCTCTACTTGGGTACATGCAAGCTCAG ATAAGTTTTTTTAAGATGGGTTCTGAAAATCTCAATGAACAGCTGGAAGAATTCTTGACTAATATTGGAACAAGTGTACAGAA CGTTCGTAGGGAAATGGACAATGATGTCGAGACCATGCAGCAGACAATAGAAGATTTGGAAGTAGCCAGTGACCCCTTATATGTGCCTGACCCAGATCCCATGAAATTTCCTGTTAATCGAAACTTAACCCGGAAGGCTGGATACCTTAATGCTAGGAA TAAAACAGGCTTGGTGTCATCTACCTGGGACAGACAGTTTTACTTCACGCAGGGTGGAAACTTAATGAGTCAGGCGCGTGGGGATGTGGCCGGTGGCCTGGCCATGGACATTGACAACTGCTCAGTAATGGCTGTGGACTGTGAAGACAGGCGGTACTGTTTTCAGATCACTTCCTTTGATGGAAAAAA atcttCAATTTTGCAAGCAGAAAGTAAAAAAGACCATGAGGAG tGGATCTGTACTATAAATAACATATCCAAGCAAATATATTTAAGTGAAAACCCAgag gaaattgCAGCACGAGTAAATCAGTCAGCTTTGGAAGCTGTCACTCCTTCCCCATCTTTCCAGCAGAGGCACGAGAGTCTGCGGCCGGCAGC ACAATCTCGGCCACCGACAGCTCGAACCAGCAGCTCGGGATCCTTGGGATCTGAGTCCACAAATCTGGCTGCCCTTTCTCTAGATTCTCTCGTTGCTCCAGATACCCCAATACAGTTTGACATCATTTCTCCCGTGTGCGAAGATCAGCCTGGCCAAGCAAAAGCCTTTGGCCAGGGAGGCAG GCGCACAAATCCATTTGGAGAATCTGGAGGAGGTACAAAATCTGAAACTGAAG ATTCTATTCTTCATCAGTTATTTATTGTCCGATTCCTTGGTTCTATGGAGGTGAAATCAGATGACAATCCAGATGTTGTTTATGAAACAATGCGGCAAATCTTAGCTGCCCGGGCCATCCATAACATCTTCCGTATGACAGAATCACATTTATTAGTCACTTGTGATTGTTTAAA GTTAATTGATCCACAGACACAAGTTACAAGGCTCACA TTTCCATTACCCAGTGTAGTTTTGTACGCTACGCACCAGGAAAATAAGAGGCTTTTTGGATTTGTTCTTCGGACATCAGGTGGGAGAAGTGAAAGTAATCTGTCATCAGTCTGCTATATATTTGAATCAAACAACGAGGGGGAAAAG ATTTGTGATTCTGTTGGTCTGGCAAAACAGATAGCTTTGCATGCAGAACTG GATCGTCGggcatcagaaaaacaaaaagaaatagagaggGTAAAAGAGAAGCAACAGAAAGAACtcagtaaacaaaaacaaattgaaaag GACTTAGAAGAACAAAGTCGGTTGATAGCTGCTTCCAGTAGACCAAACCAAGCCAGTAGTGAGGGGCAGTTTGTTGTCCTTAGCAGTAGCCAGTCAGAAGAGAGTGAtttgggagaagaaggaaagaaaagagagtcaGAAGCATGA